The sequence CGTCGCCCGGCTCGAAGAGATCTACGAGCGCAATACAAAATTCCTGCGCGACCGGTTCGAGGCCTATGTTGGCGGCGAAGCCGTCACCACGCGGGTGCGGGCCTACTATCCCTTCGTCCGCCTCACCACCGCAACACATGCGCGGCTCGATTCCCGGTTGTCCTATGGCTTCGTTGCCGGCCCCGGTGTGCACGAGACCAGCGTCACGCGGCCGGATCTGTTCCGCGCCTATCTGACCGAGCAGATCGGTCTGTTGATCCAGAACCATGGCGTGCCGGTCGAGATCGGCGAGTCGGCCGAGCCGATCCCGATCCACTTCGCCTATCGCCGCGACATCAACATCGAAGCCGCCATAACCACCAGCGAGAACTCGCCCGTCACGCGCTCGCTGCGCGATGCGTTCGACGTGCCTGACCTCGCGACCATGGACGATGCCATCGCAGACGGCACTTTCGTGCTGCAGGCGGGCGCGCCGGAGCCGCTATCGCTGTTCCGCGCCGCCCGTGTCGATTACTCGCTGCGCCGACTCTATCACTACACCGGAACCGACCCCGAGCATTTCCAGAACTTCGTGATCTTCACCAACTACCAGTTCTATGTCGATGCCTTCGCGCAGCTCTGTCAGCAGCGACTTCAATCCGGCGAGGCGGGTCTCGAAGCCTTCGTCGCGCCCGGCAATGTCATCACGCGCAGTGGCGGTGCCACCAGCGGGGATGCGCCCTTGCGCACACCACAGATGCCGGCCTTTCATCTCGTTACGCCGGGCTATCGCGGCATCACGCTGATCAATATCGGCACCGGCCCGTCGAACGCGCGCAACGTCACCGACCACGTTGCGGTGCTGCGCCCGCACGCCTGGCTGATGCTCGGCCATTGCGCGGGCCTGCGCAACACGCAGCGGCTCGGCGACTACGTGCTCGCCCACGGCTATGTGCGCGAGGACCACGTGCTCGACCGCGAGTTGCCGCTCTGGGTCCCAATTCCGGCACTGGCGGAAATGCAGGTCGCCCTCGAGGAGGCGGTCGAGGACGTCACCGGCCTCGAAGGCTTTGAGCTCAAGCGCCTGATGCGCACGGGGACCGTCGCCAGCGTCGACAACCGCAATTGGGAGATTTCCGGCCCCGAGGTGATCCGCCGCATGTCGCAGTCGCGCGCGGTGGCGCTCGACATGGAGTCGGCCGCGATCGCCGCCAACGGCTACCGCTTCCGCGTGCCCTACGGCACGCTGCTGTGCGTCTCCGACAAGCCGCTGCATGGCGAGATCAAGCTCGCGGGCATGGCCAGCGAGTTTTACCGCCGCCGCGTCGGCCAGCATCTCGAGATCGGCCTGAAAGCGCTGGAGCGTCTCAAGCAGCAGGAATCCGAACGCCTGCATTCGCGAAAGCTGAGAAGCTTTGCCGAAGTGGCATTCCAGTAAAGGACAACAGAACTGTCGTACGAACGCTGACGTTTCCGTGAGCGCAGCGTCCCGGAATATCCCTGTCGAGGCAGGGTTATCGATTCGTCCGGGGCCGCTTGAAGCAGGACAGGAGACGAAGATGTTCACAGGGATGATCAGGCTCGTCACACTCGGCACATTTGCGGCAGCGCTGTGGATTTCGCCGGCATTTGCCGCGGGCGGAGGCGGCGGCGGTGGAGGCGGTGGCAGCATCAGTTCCACCGATCCCTATGCCGGCGCCTATTCGGATCAGAAGCCGCAGCCAACCTATCCGAAGCGGCCGGGCGCCAAAGCAACCCAGAAGGGCAAGAAGCAAGGCAACCAGTCCAGCATCGGCGATCCCGCTTTCGCCGCCGGCTACCGCGCCGCCTATGACACCATCTACGAGCGCAACGACTATGCGGCCGCGATCGCGCAGTTGAAGTCGCTCGGCCATGACGACCATCCGAACGTCGCCAACCTCATCGGCTATGCCTATCGCAAGCTCGGTGACTACGAACAGTCGCAGGTCTGGTACGAGCGCGCGTTGCAGGCAGATCCGAACCACGTGCTGACGTGGCAATATTATGGACTGTGGCAGCTCGAGCGAGGCAACCGCGAGCAAGCGCTCTATCACCTCGGTCGGATCGCATCCATCTGCGGAACGGACTGCGAGGAATATCGATCGCTGGCTGCGGCACTGGATAAGCCGGCCGGAACAGCGCTCGTCTATTGAGGTCGGAGCGTGGCGGGCTGACAGCGAGCGCGCTGTTGACGCGCGTCGCATGACCGCCATGTCCCATGGCGCGGGTGGTGACAGCGCGTGAGATTTTCAGCATTGTCCGGCGCGGGGCTCGACCGGGACGACTTGATGCCACTTTTGCGCGACAAGATCATTGGCCATGATCTGGAACGGCTGGCCTTTCGCTTCACCATGCTGGACGATGGCGAGGTCGTGCAGTGCCAGATCTCCGACGCTGCGATGGACGAACTCGCGGGCATGCAGGGCACCGAAAGCAGCGCGCGGCAGGCGCAGTTCCTGTCCCTGCGCGAGTCCATCGAGCGGATCGCGTCGGACCTCTACGACGAGGCGCCGAGGGTGCAGGGCTATGTGGTGCGGATTTTCATGCGGCATTTGGGGCGGTAGGCCCGTCGTCGTCCTGGCTTTCGCCAGGACGACGTCGGGGATGGGGTGAGGCCGCTCTATCTCACTGCCAAGCAATCGTGCAGCTACTCCTCCAGCTTCCTCAACAACAGCCTCAGCGCCGTCGCTGCAAACACCTGCATATTCGCAAACCGGTCATTGTTGCCCGTCTCCAGCGTCGTCACCTCTGACTCAGGGCCAGCGACCGCCATGCAGCTGTGGCCGGCGGCGTCGCCGTAGCGGTTGCCGGTGGGGCCGGCGGCGCCGGTCTCGGACAGGCCCCAATCGCAATTGAAGCGGCTGCGCATCCGCTCGGCCAGCAATTGCGCGTAGGGTTCCGAGGACGAGCGAAAGCCCTTCATTCCTTCATCCGAAATATCCATCAGCACACCCCTCGCATCGCGGGTGTAGACCACGGCGCCGCCGAGGAAATAGGC is a genomic window of Bradyrhizobium sp. CB1717 containing:
- a CDS encoding AMP nucleosidase; translation: MQSPPSIATKSFSDASLAVARLEEIYERNTKFLRDRFEAYVGGEAVTTRVRAYYPFVRLTTATHARLDSRLSYGFVAGPGVHETSVTRPDLFRAYLTEQIGLLIQNHGVPVEIGESAEPIPIHFAYRRDINIEAAITTSENSPVTRSLRDAFDVPDLATMDDAIADGTFVLQAGAPEPLSLFRAARVDYSLRRLYHYTGTDPEHFQNFVIFTNYQFYVDAFAQLCQQRLQSGEAGLEAFVAPGNVITRSGGATSGDAPLRTPQMPAFHLVTPGYRGITLINIGTGPSNARNVTDHVAVLRPHAWLMLGHCAGLRNTQRLGDYVLAHGYVREDHVLDRELPLWVPIPALAEMQVALEEAVEDVTGLEGFELKRLMRTGTVASVDNRNWEISGPEVIRRMSQSRAVALDMESAAIAANGYRFRVPYGTLLCVSDKPLHGEIKLAGMASEFYRRRVGQHLEIGLKALERLKQQESERLHSRKLRSFAEVAFQ
- a CDS encoding DUF1488 family protein; the protein is MPLLRDKIIGHDLERLAFRFTMLDDGEVVQCQISDAAMDELAGMQGTESSARQAQFLSLRESIERIASDLYDEAPRVQGYVVRIFMRHLGR
- a CDS encoding CinA family protein, with protein sequence MKELIGIAEQVAAKLIARKQTIAVAESSAGGLIAASLLAVPGASAYFLGGAVVYTRDARGVLMDISDEGMKGFRSSSEPYAQLLAERMRSRFNCDWGLSETGAAGPTGNRYGDAAGHSCMAVAGPESEVTTLETGNNDRFANMQVFAATALRLLLRKLEE
- a CDS encoding tetratricopeptide repeat protein yields the protein MFTGMIRLVTLGTFAAALWISPAFAAGGGGGGGGGGSISSTDPYAGAYSDQKPQPTYPKRPGAKATQKGKKQGNQSSIGDPAFAAGYRAAYDTIYERNDYAAAIAQLKSLGHDDHPNVANLIGYAYRKLGDYEQSQVWYERALQADPNHVLTWQYYGLWQLERGNREQALYHLGRIASICGTDCEEYRSLAAALDKPAGTALVY